The DNA segment AGGATAGGCCAAGGGGATGACGACGTGGGTAGGCAGGTCAGCGAGCAGTTCGCTCTGGACGTCGACTACGTAGGGGATGACGCTTGCCGTCGTGGCATCCGGATTGCGAAAGACGTCGAGGTGAGCCATCAACCCTCACGCATGAAGTTGCGGAAGCGGTCGGAGAACACGCCGTGCTTCTCGACGAAACGCCCGTAGGCGGCAATGGCCTCCTTGTTCTGCTCCAGCCACTCGGTTTCGCGACACTTCTTCAGCTCGACGGAAAGCGCGACTTCGAGCGTCTGCGAGAGGTTGATCTTGCGCGCGCGGGCTTCTTCAAGCAGATCGGCGCGGACGGTGAGGTTGGCGGCTTTCTTGGGATGGGCGCTCATGGCTGTGCTCCAAGGATTCGACGCGCAGAGATTACGCGCATCGATAATGCGCGTCAAGATGTGATGGGTTCATGGTAAAACGCAACGAGGCAATTCGGTGGAGAGTTTTGGATGGGCATTCTTTCCGGCCTGGGCCGCTGGCTGGGGCCTGCGCCATCGCCCGATCCGGCGATGCGGCAGACCATCGAGCGGGCGGTCGAGACGGTCGATCCGCTGCTGAGAACCGTATCGGGCTACGAGCGCAAGCTCGCGCCGGTGGTGGGCCGCGCGCTGGATTACTGCGGAGAACTGGCCACCGCCATTCCCGGCCCGATCGAGATCAACACGCGTGCCTTCGGCAGCGATCCTCTGGTGCACGCGATATTCGCCGGGCCGGATGGCATTGCCGAGATGCTGGGCAAGAGTCGCGAACTGCGCGAATTCCTGGCCGATCCGGGGGAGTGCCAGGCGGATGAATTTTTCGCCCTGCTGGGCATGCGCCAGCGCGAGAAAACCGCGATGGGCATGGCGCTGCATGGGGATGTGGTGCAAAGCGACGTACCGCAGCGCCTGCTCTATTTTGCCGACCACACCTTGGGCGAACTCGGCGGCGACCACGCCGTCACGCGCCAGCGTCTGCGGGCGGCGGCCTTCGACGGCCTGGTTCGGGGCTTTGCGCACTGCGTTGCCGAGTTGCGCCAGGAACGCCAGGATGCGCGCACCGCCTGGAGCATGGAGCGGGCGAGCGGTGCCGTTCCCGGCGAACGCCGGCAGGTGCTGGAAGAGCGCCAGCGCCAGGCCGTCGCCTCGCTGGCTCCGGAACATTTGCTGCAGGCATTCATGGAATGGCTGGAAGCGCCGCGGGAGCGCCTGTACCTGAAGCCGACCATGGTGACGGTGGATCGCATGGGCGTGATCTCGCGCGAGCCGCAAAGCGGCGGCAATTTCAACACCCTGAATTTCCCCGAACTGGTCGGGCGCGACCGGCGGCAGTGGATCGTGCTGGTGGCCCGGATCAGCCGGGAGGATGCGCGGGACGCGCTGCAACGGCAAGAGCAGGCGAACCGCTACCTGCTGATCTGATCAGTCCGCTTCCAGCGTCAGGATCAGCGCGCCCTCGGCGACTTCATCGCCGGCTTCGACGAACACTTCGACGACCCGCCCGGCGCAGGGCGTGGGGATGTCGAGCGCGACCTTGCCGGTTTCCAGGATGATGACGTTGTCGTCACGCTGGACGGTCTCGCCCGGCTTGACCAGTACTTCCTCGACGCTGATGTCGCCCTGGGCGCAGCTGCCGCAGGTCTCCCAGCACTCCGGGTATATCGGGATGCGGACTTCGACGAGTTTCGACATGCGGTCGCCTAAACGAAGCGCGCGACGAAAGCCCCCTCGCAGCCCGGCGGCAGGGCGATGCGCACCCGATGGCCGCTGCCGGGGGCCACGGTGACCGGCGCGCCCTCGTGATTCTTCATGGCCTCGATGACGACATCGAAGTTGCCGGCGGGGCGGATGATCTCGATGCGGTCGCCGACACTGAAATGGTTTTTCACCGCGATTTCGGCGAGCCCATTGGCGTCGTAACCGGTCACGTCGCCGACATACAGGCTGCGGCTGGATTCGGAGCTGCCGCGCAAATAGTTCTGGTACTCGCGGTCCGGATGGCGCTCATAGAACCCGGCGGTGTAGCCGCGATTGGCCAGGCCGTCGAGCTGGCCGACCAGTTGCGCGTCGAAGGGCCGCCCGGCGACGGCGTCGTCGATGGCCTGCCGGTAGCTCTGGCAGGTGCGCGCGACGTAATAGGGCGACTTGGTGCGGCCTTCGATCTTCAGCGAATCGACGCCGATCTCGGTGAGTTTGGCGACGTACTCGATGGCGCGCAGGTCTTTCGAGTTGAGGATGTAGCTGCCGTGCTCGTCTTCCTCGATCGGCATGTATTCGCCGGGGCGTTCCTTCTCTTCGAGCAGCCAGGTGGCGCCGGGGCGGCGCAGGGTGCTCGGCTTCGCGGCGCCAGCCAAAGTCGGCGCTGGCGCCACGGCGAGCGGGCGCGGTGTGGTGAGGCCGACATCGCCGGCGGCGTCTTCGCTGCCCTCATGCAGCTTGTAATCCCAACGGCAGGAGTTGGTGCAACTGCCCTGGTTCGGATCGCGGTGGTTGAAGTAGCCGGAGAGCAGGCAGCGGCCCGAGTAGGCGATGCACAGCGCGCCGTGCACGAAGACTTCGAGTTCCGTGTCGGGACATTCCTGGCGGATCTCGGCGACTTCGTCGAGCGAGAGTTCGCGCGAGAGGATCACGCGCGAAACGCCGACGCTGCGCCAGAACTTCACCGCCGCGTGGTTCACCGTGTTGGCCTGCACCGAGAGGTGGATAGTCATTTCGGGCCAGCGCTCGAGGATCATCATCATCAGGCCGGGGTCGGCCATGATCAGTGCGTCGGGCTTGAGCGCGATGACCGGCGCCATGTCGTCGAGATAGGTCTTGAGTTTGGCGTTGTGCGGCAGGATGTTGCTGACGAGATAGAACTTGCCGCCGCGCGCGTGGGTGAGCGCAATGCCTTGGGCGAGGTTCTCCAGCGTGCCGAAGTCGTTGTTGCGCACGCGCAGGCTGTAGCGCGGCTGGCCGGCGTAGATCGCCGTGGCGCCGAAATCCAGCGCCGTGCGCGCCATCGCCAGCGAGCCGGCCGGGGCCAGCAGTTCGGGAGTTTTCACTTGGCGGGAACGCGCAGGTCGGCCGTGATCGTCCCGGCCTGCCGCAGATCCACCTCGTGCTGCGCTTCGCGGAAATCCTCGGCGAGCGCCGCCGTTTCCCATTCGCGCATGGCCGGATGGTCGATCAGGGTTTGCACATATCCCGCCGCGGCACCCTGCAGCGGGACGCCGTAGGTGCGGAAACGGTAGGCCACGGGGGCGAAGAAGGCGTCGACGGCGGTGAATTTCCTGCCGGCCAGGAAGGGCCCGCCGAAGCGCGCCAGGCCGGCGTTCCACAGGTCTTCGATGCGCGCGATGTCGGCCAGCACCTGCGGCGAACGCTGCGCCACCGCCAGCCTGACGCCGACGTTCATGCCATGCTGGTTGCGCAGCGCGGCGAAGCCCGAATGCATCTCGGCGGCGGCGCAGCGCGCCCAGGCGCGCGCCTGGGCGTCGGTCGGCCAGATGCCGGCGTGGTGCTCGGCGAGGTATTCGACAATGGCCAGGGAATCCCACACCACCGTGTCGCCGTCGACGAGGCAGGGCACTTTGCCCGAGGGCGAGAAGTTGGTGAACTTGCCGCTGTTGTCGCCCAGCGGATGCATGCGCTCCGCGAAAGGAATGTCCAGCGCCCGCATCAACACCCACGGCCGCAGCGACCACGAGGAGTAGTTCTTGTTGGCGATGTGCAGTGTGTACATGAGGCTTACCGTGAAAAACCGCTGCTTGCGAAGTCACTGGTGATGACCGAGCGAAGCGAGCGGAATGATAGCCCCGCCCTGGGAAGGGGGCGCAGGCGGGGTTTCGCGAAGCACTGCTTCGCGCCGTCGCAGCCGGCCGGCCATGCAGGGCCGGCCGTGGATCGGGGGTGGGGGGCCTTCAATTCGCCTTTCGCGTGTTTCATCCTCGGCGGGTGGCGCTCGGTGCCATGAGCGTTACGCCCGGATCGTTTCGTCGAGGGTGATATCGACCATCAGATCGTTGGAGATGCGCTCAAGTTCCCCGGTCAGCGCGGAAACGTCGAGATTCGGCGCGGCGGTGAGTTCGGCCACGGCGTGGAACAGCACGGCGGCCGACATCGGTGCGCTGGAGGTGTGGGTTTCCAGGCTTTCGACGTTTACCGCGTGGTGTGCCAGCACCTGCGAGACTTCGCGCACGATGCCGATGCGGTCGTGGCCGACGAGCGCGAGCTTGAGTCGCCGTCCCGTCAGCGCCGACTTCTTGGCGACCGCCGATTCGATGGTGACTTTCAGTCCCGCCAATTGGCCGAGCGCCTTGCTCAGCGCGTCGGCGTGAGCCGCGTCAACGGCCACCTCGACGATGCCGGCGAACTTGCCCGCCAGTTGCGCCATCGAGGATTCGAGCCAGTTGCCCTGATGGGCGCTGATCGCGGCGGAAAGCTCGCCGACCAGTCCGGGCCGGTCGTCGCCGATGACGGTGAGAACGAGATGTTGGTTCATGGTTGTCTTCTGAAGATATGTTCGGGAGAAAGGGATGTTTCAGCTCCGGCTTTTTTTGACGACAATCACGCCGGGCAGCTTTTCAAAGTGCGCATCGCAGGTCAGTAACTCGGCATCGAACTCTCGTGCCGTGGCGTATACCACGGCGTCGGCGGTTGCCAGCTTGTATTGGCGATGCAGGTCGGCGGCGAGCAAGGCGATGCGAGTGTCAAGCGGTGCCACGACGCATTTCTGCGTGAAGGCAATCATTTGGTCCGCCTGATCTTCACCGACTTCCCGCGTAAGCCATTTCGTCAGTTCCAGTTGCACGATGGTGGGCACGATGCATTCTGTTCTGTCCGGAATCTCTCGCGCCAGCTTCTTGCCCAAGGGGCTGTCGATCAGCCATTCGATCCAGACTGAGGTGTCAATGACGCGCATTAATAGCGATCCTGCCGGTCTCGATATCCGTCAGCGTTTGCGCCATGGGCAATGCCGGCGAGTTGTTTCAGATCGGGAACGGGCATGAGCAGCACGCCCTTGCCCTTGAGAATGAAAACGAACTCCTGCCCGGCTTCCCAATGAAGATCGTCGCGAATCGCTTTGGGAACTGAAATCTGATATTTG comes from the Sulfuritalea hydrogenivorans sk43H genome and includes:
- a CDS encoding type II toxin-antitoxin system CcdA family antitoxin; the encoded protein is MSAHPKKAANLTVRADLLEEARARKINLSQTLEVALSVELKKCRETEWLEQNKEAIAAYGRFVEKHGVFSDRFRNFMREG
- a CDS encoding biotin/lipoyl-containing protein, translated to MSKLVEVRIPIYPECWETCGSCAQGDISVEEVLVKPGETVQRDDNVIILETGKVALDIPTPCAGRVVEVFVEAGDEVAEGALILTLEAD
- the trhP gene encoding prephenate-dependent tRNA uridine(34) hydroxylase TrhP, whose amino-acid sequence is MKTPELLAPAGSLAMARTALDFGATAIYAGQPRYSLRVRNNDFGTLENLAQGIALTHARGGKFYLVSNILPHNAKLKTYLDDMAPVIALKPDALIMADPGLMMMILERWPEMTIHLSVQANTVNHAAVKFWRSVGVSRVILSRELSLDEVAEIRQECPDTELEVFVHGALCIAYSGRCLLSGYFNHRDPNQGSCTNSCRWDYKLHEGSEDAAGDVGLTTPRPLAVAPAPTLAGAAKPSTLRRPGATWLLEEKERPGEYMPIEEDEHGSYILNSKDLRAIEYVAKLTEIGVDSLKIEGRTKSPYYVARTCQSYRQAIDDAVAGRPFDAQLVGQLDGLANRGYTAGFYERHPDREYQNYLRGSSESSRSLYVGDVTGYDANGLAEIAVKNHFSVGDRIEIIRPAGNFDVVIEAMKNHEGAPVTVAPGSGHRVRIALPPGCEGAFVARFV
- a CDS encoding glutathione S-transferase family protein, yielding MYTLHIANKNYSSWSLRPWVLMRALDIPFAERMHPLGDNSGKFTNFSPSGKVPCLVDGDTVVWDSLAIVEYLAEHHAGIWPTDAQARAWARCAAAEMHSGFAALRNQHGMNVGVRLAVAQRSPQVLADIARIEDLWNAGLARFGGPFLAGRKFTAVDAFFAPVAYRFRTYGVPLQGAAAGYVQTLIDHPAMREWETAALAEDFREAQHEVDLRQAGTITADLRVPAK
- a CDS encoding glycine cleavage system protein R, with the protein product MNQHLVLTVIGDDRPGLVGELSAAISAHQGNWLESSMAQLAGKFAGIVEVAVDAAHADALSKALGQLAGLKVTIESAVAKKSALTGRRLKLALVGHDRIGIVREVSQVLAHHAVNVESLETHTSSAPMSAAVLFHAVAELTAAPNLDVSALTGELERISNDLMVDITLDETIRA
- a CDS encoding type II toxin-antitoxin system VapC family toxin; amino-acid sequence: MRVIDTSVWIEWLIDSPLGKKLAREIPDRTECIVPTIVQLELTKWLTREVGEDQADQMIAFTQKCVVAPLDTRIALLAADLHRQYKLATADAVVYATAREFDAELLTCDAHFEKLPGVIVVKKSRS
- a CDS encoding AbrB/MazE/SpoVT family DNA-binding domain-containing protein; this translates as MTPTATLSSKYQISVPKAIRDDLHWEAGQEFVFILKGKGVLLMPVPDLKQLAGIAHGANADGYRDRQDRY